The Physeter macrocephalus isolate SW-GA unplaced genomic scaffold, ASM283717v5 random_1473, whole genome shotgun sequence genomic sequence CCATCACCCTTGGATAAAACAAAGTAATTGAAGCTTATCAAACAGTGGTTGGGAACAAGAATCGATTTATTAGTGGGAAGAATTAAGACGCTGAGTTACCATGCACACTGACAGGTCAGAGGAAACATTGAACTAAGTGGCTAGAGACCTTAGCCAAACTCACTAAATTGCATTGTGACTTTGCATTCCAGTTGCTTTATAATTAAATGGGGTTAAACTAGATGACTGCTGGAGCTAAAGTGGCTTATAGAGGTGCTGGGTCACGGCTTATTCTAACTCATGCTTTCTGGGATACATGAGAGTGCTGGATGGAGGGAGTATGGTAGTTGGGATGACCCTAAAGAGCTTCACCAATCCAAAATTTTTAATTCAGAGTGACTTTTCTTCACCACATAGACTGACATTGAGATCACACGAGAGGAAGACTTCACCCGAATCCTCCAAATGGAAGAAGAGTACATTCAGCAGCTCTGTGAGGACATTATCCATCTGAAGCCAGATGTGGTCATCACAGAAAAGGGCATCTCAGGTAGGACTACATTCATTTTTCCAGACTATTGTTGTGGTAGAAGAGGGTCGGTGATTTTTTTCCTCGCACGTTGTCATACACTGAACATAACGTGATGGTTAGGGAACGTGGAGGATAAAACCTCTTCAGAACCCAGGGTTTCTGGTTTCCAGCTTGACACCTCTATTCTTGCAGATTTAGCTCAGCACTACCTCATGCGGGCCAATATCACAGCCATCCGCAGAGTCCGGAAGACAGACAATAATCGCATTGCTAGGTGAGTAGGCCAGGTAAAAATAAGATtctccttcccttgtgtttttattttgtagctTCATAATGTAGTCATCCTTATCTGAAAAAGTTTAGCATAGGATAAAGCCAGCCAAATTATTTACAGATGGAAATAACCTGGGTTTAGCCATCTGTCCTCTTCAGAAGTCCTCTGtctagggacttcctggtggtctagtggctaggaccccgtgctcccaatgcagggggcctgggttcaatccctggtcagggaactagatcccacatgccacaactgaagttcctgcatgctgcaactaagacccagcgtggccaagtaagtaaataagtatTTGAAGAAGAAGTCCTCTATCTAGAGTAACAATTTTCTGCTGCATGAGACTCTACTGCTCCTAACCATAGTGAACAGCTTATGCTTAGACATCTATGATCACTACCTTGGTGTAGGGTCCATTTCAGATTAGTCTGTTTTAACTAGCTCAGAATATAGCAGATCCAGCAATTACCTTGATTGGATCCTCAGCTGCTGTTAATGCAACCTTAGAGTGCACTCACTACTTCAGCACGAATATCTAGGCTCAGATACTATCTATttttaagagtaattttttttaaaggttaagtCTATCCTAACATCACATAATATACCATAGATCCAAATccaattttatacttaaaacGCTTGCTCTGAAATGGCTtggcatacatacatatacatagttGACTCTACATGCCCATGAGtgggggaaaaatgacaaataaaaaattaggCCTACATTCATTAAAACTGGGTGAGACATATATCTGTGTACTTAATCACCTTATTTCTTGCTTGACCTTTACATTGTCTTTAGTACAGTCCTGTTATTGGCCTTGAGATCTAACTGGGTATTGTAGGATGAGTTCTATCTAGAAATGACCATTATGTGTTACACACATGATCAGATATGCATAAGAATTCATTTGTCCAAATTTTAGGGTCCACTAAGTATACTTTGAATTAACCTGTATCTCATTACAGTAGTTGCCTTAGGTATGCACACTTTCACTTATAAAGCCATATTAGTTTAAGGAAACTTCACCTGTATATTTGGAAATCTATTTCACCAGGCAACCAAGACGTCTCAAGTTAGGTAGAAATGTTGCTAGCAGTCTACTTCGGCCCTTAACCCTTACACCCCACCACAGACCCTAAGGACCAGGAAGGTGAGTAAAAGAATTTGACATCATCTGGTCTTCTCCCTGTCCCCCTTCTCCCCATCTAATCAATAGAGCCTGTGGGGGCCGGATAGTCAGCAGACCAGAGGAACTCAGAGAAGAAGATGTTGGGACAGGGGCAGGCCTGTTGGAAATCAAGAAAATTGGAGATGAGTATTTTACATTCATCACTGAGTGCAGAGACCCCAAGGCCTGCACCATTCTCCTCCGGGGGGCCAGCAAAGAGATTCTCTCGGTGAGTCAGCCTTGGAAGTGTGACTGAATGATCTAGGTCATTCTATTTCTTGAGAGTTTCCCAGAGGGCCTAAAATCATCCTGTTgcccatttatagttatttaatTGCCATCTGAAGCCAcaaatctctcttttcttttttttttaaatatttttaatcatggtttaaaatttttttaatgtaaaatttatcatctgaataattttaagtgtacagttacAGCAGTTTTAAGTGTATTCATATTCACATGCAACagatcttcagaactttttttatcTCAAAAAATTGAGACACTATACCCATTGAACAATGACTCATCGTTTCCCCATCCACTAGCAACcactgtttccttgttttttaagttgaaattataaatattactttttttttctttagtgaggttaagtaatttaccaaAGGCATATAGCTAATAAGAGAGTTTCCACTACACTGTGCAGCCTCCTAGAGTACACAGCTAGACAGGACAGAGTAGGGTTATAGGTCTGTCAAGCACAGTGGACAAAAGCTTAACATCCCAGAGTGACACCACATTCCCCCTGGCCTTGTTGCAGTTGTAGTTAATGTGTTTTTCCAGAGTTAGTAGCATCTGCCCTGCCCAAAAGGTTTGAAGGACCTTTCTTAGTTTGCCCTCCTTGGTGGTTTACCAAACTTGGCAGTCAGGAAGTCCTTTGGTGCTTCTGATTTGTCCTTGAGTCATCAAGCTTTGGCTTTATACTCTTTGTTTGCTTTCCCAAGGAAGTAGAACGCAACCTCCAGGATGCCATGCAGGTGTGCCGCAATGTTCTCCTGGACCCTCAGCtggtgcctgggggtggggcttcTGAGATGGCTGTGGCTCATGCCTTGACAGAAAAATCCAAGGCCATGACTGGTGTGGAACAATGGCCATATCGGGCTGTTGCCCAAGCCCTAGAGGTCATCCCTCGTACCCTTATTCAAAACTGTGGGGCCAGCACCATCCGTCTACTTACCTCCCTTCGGGTGAGTTCCTTTCCGTGCTCTTCTCTTGATGGGGTAGGAAAAGCTGTGTTTGGCCTGAGAGGGTAGTTCATGTCTGTCTTTCCAGGTTCTCCTGGTAGCTTGTTCCCTTaaaatctcttctctttcttaatttttgtttgttgtcatTGCCATTTCCTCTTATCCCTACCTTATCAGTGCAgtgtatttgatttttatgtaaTGGTCTCTGTCAGCTTACTTGTTCCTAGTATTTTCCCCTTTAATTATTTATGCTTGTTCCAACTATAGGCCAAGCACACCCAGGAGAATTGTGAGACCTGGGGCGTAAATGGTGAGACAGGTACTCTGGTGGACATGAAAGAACTGGGCATCTGGGAACCATTGGCTGTAAAGCTGCAAACGTATAAGACAGCAGTGGAGGTGAGGCACTCTTAAGATACATGTTTTGCTGTTTATTTCCAGATAACCAGAAAACAGTGTGTTTGGTCCAGTCTTGAGGGGGGGTGGATAGAAGGCAGAGTATTCCACAAAAGATCTCCCAAGGAATTCCATCCCCCTACTTATATTTAGCtcatttaaaaagcaaggaagggggacttccctgctccaatgggtaagactctgtcctgtcaatgcagggggctcgggttcaatccctggttgggaaactagatcccgcatgcatgctgcaactaagagttctcatgctacaactaagaagttcgcatgctgcaactaagaagtccacatgccacaactaagaaggtcccgcatgctgcaactaagaccccgtgcaaccaaaaataaataaatttttttaattaaaaaaaaaaaaaaagggaattccctggcagtccattggttaggactccgttctctcactgctgagggcccgggttcaatctctggttggggaactaaaatcccacaagctgtgtagcatggccaaaagaagaaaaaaaaaaaaggcaaggtaaCGTAGCACAAGCTGCATCCCTTGCTGACGGAGAACTGCATTTTACATTCAAGACTCTGAAAGGGTAGATTTCAgataaaatggtaattatatAGGAGGAGCTAGATGATACAAACAAGTgtcctttcccttctttgctaACCTCTTTGGGGCTGTGGTTTTTCTCCTAGACGGCAGTTCTACTGCTGCGGATTGATGACATCGTATCAGGCCACAAAAAAAAGGGTGATGACCAGAGCCAGCAAGGCGGGGCTCCTGATGCTGGCCAGGAGTGAGCGGTGGCAAGGCGACCTCAACGCACAGAGCCAACAGTCTCCCCCTTCCCTGAGCCAGACTGCCAGGGACACTGTGGATGTCTTTGTTTGGAAGGGATCGGGTTGAGGGGCAGCCCCAGTCCCTTTCTGTCCCAGCTCAGTTTGCAAAAGGCACTGACATGTAATTCTTCTCTATTGTAAGCTTTCCATTTAGTTTGCTTCCGATGATTAAATCTAAGTCATTTGAGATGgtggttatttgtttttcaacCTTGGGTCATATCTCTGCCTCCTGGCAAGGAGGGAAGAGGCAGAAAACCTTACTGAGAAGAGAGATGGGAATGAGGTCATTCAGTATCTTTGCCTCCTTGAGAGGGTATTCTTCAGACTTCTCAGTAGATGCTGAGAAGGCTGAAGAGAAGGTTGGGAAGGCTCTTGGAGTTCAAAGCATGATATTGTAAAGCTTAAAAACGTACCACCTTGCATTCACCAAAGAACAGGAAGAACCTGTCTAAACCATGGGTGTTCCTTGTATGTGGTTGTATGTAGAGCAACACCCAGTATGTGCTAGGGCTCAGGCGTTTATCCTAAAGAACATAGAGCATCTGTTTCTGTACTGTATCCTGTAACTTTTCAGAATCCTTCCTATCATACCTAGAATTCTTTTTCTATGCCCTCTCCCAGTGTTCTTGATTCCAGTCTATTTAGGCTTGCTGGCTTATTTTCCTGGCATGCTTGTGTCACAGTAGGACCTCTGCTTTCCCTGTAAGGAGAAACAAAAGATGTAAGTCCcattttgtgctttgtttttatcaaggcaaaaaaaaatgttgtagtGGCCCTGAGACACGGGAAGCTAGGTGGGGCTAGCCTTTGATTTCTTTAGAGTCCTTCCTCTGGGCCTTCCACTGTCCCCTTTGTCCTCATGACTCATGCAATCAGACTGTGTCTCCTCCCTGACCACGGGACTTAGTGTTACTAAGTTGAATACTAGGTAGAATAATAATAGGTAGCACACATTGCCTATTGTATAATAGATATGTTCTGTTCACTTTGCATATCCTTAAAAGGACCCTATAAGATAGGTAATAACCCCATTTTATGATGGGGAATCCAAAGCATAAAGTAGCTTGTCCAAGGGTCCCAAAGCTGATAAATGGCAGACCTAGAATTCCTGTGTAGGCAGTCTGGCTATATAAGTGCATTTACAGCTGGCTTTGCTGCCTGAACAGAGGTGTGCTGTGGAAAAGGGCTTCTGGAGACTCTGCTCTGTTCGTGCCTAGTATTCAGCTTCCTGCTTAACCCAGTCTAAAGTCTTTAGcttgggacttacctggtggcacagtggttaagagtccacctgccagtgcaggggacactggtcgtgcgcaacaactactgagcctgcgctctagagccacaagccacaactgctgagcccgtgtgccacactactgaagcccatgtgcctagaacccgtgctccacaataagagaagccaccacaatgggaagcctgtgctcgctgcaactagaggaagccctcacaCAGTAacgacccaatgcggccaaaaataaaattaaaaaaaaaaaatgaagtcttcagctttttcttttcaatgagaGGCTCTGAAATAAGCCTACCTATCTTTTGCTGAAATCCCTGTGTCTTTACTTGAGTATTAATTCCCTCAGACCTTTAACACCTTAAAGAAAGATGAGTTAATtctcaag encodes the following:
- the LOC114485449 gene encoding T-complex protein 1 subunit gamma, translated to TDIEITREEDFTRILQMEEEYIQQLCEDIIHLKPDVVITEKGISDLAQHYLMRANITAIRRVRKTDNNRIARACGGRIVSRPEELREEDVGTGAGLLEIKKIGDEYFTFITECRDPKACTILLRGASKEILSEVERNLQDAMQVCRNVLLDPQLVPGGGASEMAVAHALTEKSKAMTGVEQWPYRAVAQALEVIPRTLIQNCGASTIRLLTSLRAKHTQENCETWGVNGETGTLVDMKELGIWEPLAVKLQTYKTAVETAVLLLRIDDIVSGHKKKGDDQSQQGGAPDAGQE